The proteins below come from a single Tachypleus tridentatus isolate NWPU-2018 chromosome 13, ASM421037v1, whole genome shotgun sequence genomic window:
- the LOC143240100 gene encoding eukaryotic elongation factor 2 kinase-like: MLSDVYPEENSNDVHMVLDPLDLTDINQNLCSWPHLGFNDGVTGLPPRKESQIFSVAMGMKRKRNVIANKNELNCSSRAIRLRWKNAAYRALHMADPWKEFHLEKLEVEAATRYRYNALRKDWVVDEVTIKMAKEPFNRGAMRSCYRVKKLSNFAHDNWEHASNYVAKKYMENVNREVYFEDVKLQMDAKLWSEEYNRHNPPKKVDIFQMCVIELYNRLGKPLFHLEHYIEGKYVKYNSNSGFISSDELRLTPQAFSHFTFERSGHELIVVDIQGVGDLYTDPQIHTASGNDYGDGNLGPKGMALFFHSHVCNSICHSLSLSPFDLAVREKKANLKIAYMQQSCKTRVRGTEEICVLPSQYERSHLTEFLRARSRTYSGSSLPESPSDSEILGSPMDFYVRCRSRDSSNYTVSSGSEDMDGEDDDRSEEEDDISCLGRNSDSGMGSLRLSRRKRYDSESSTTSVDERERVAFQELIARKSRPSCVHNEVQLRKMLEGNENRKPETSVLGQVHLEMAKYHELGRFTAEDDEGEYDRDVAFFHMQHAADCGVMEAVVTMARIYLQLQHDLLVDISVSDTKEHQEKGVEYMLVAASGGDRAAIIHMARAFDTGENLGFSREKSWKDAVKWYDRAVRVEGEEFNACMHDPDYQLLARQADLYRKGGFGLEKDCNKAGELYQAAAEAAMMAMKGRLANKFYMLAEEAWGEIEE, encoded by the exons ATGCTTTCTGATGTTTATCCAGAGGAGAACTCTAATGATGTTCATATGGTACTTGATCCTTTAGACCTGACGGACATTAACCAGAATCTCTGTTCTTGGCCTCATCTGGGTTTTAATGATGGAGTCACTGGACTTCCTCCACGAAAGGAAAGTCAAATATTCTCTGTTGCCATGGGAATGAAGAGGAAGAGGAATGTAATAGCaaataaaaatgaactaaatTGCAGTT CCAGAGCAATTAGACTTCGCTGGAAGAATGCAGCATACCGAGCACTCCACATGGCAGATCCTTGGAAAGAGTTTCATCTGGAGAAGTTGGAAGTTGAGGCTGCTACTCGTTACCGCTACAATGCCCTTCGTAAAGATTGGGTTGTGGATGAAGTTACCATCAAAATGGCTAAGGAG cctTTCAACCGTGGTGCTATGAGGTCATGTTACAGAGT GAAGAAACTCTCAAACTTTGCTCATGATAACTGGGAACATGCTTCAAACTATGTAGCCAAAAAGTACATGGAAAATGTAAACAGAGAGGTGTACTTTGAGGATGTCAAGTTACAGATGGATGCCAAACTGTGGAGTGAGGAATACAATCGCCACAATCCTCCAAAAAAG GTGGACATATTTCAGATGTGTGTGATTGAATTGTACAATAGACTTGGAAAGCCCTTGTTTCACTTAGAACATTACATTGAAGGTAAATATGTCAAGTATAACTCCAATTCTGGTTTCATCAGTAGTGATGAGCTTCGTCTCACTCCTCAG GCTTTTAGTCACTTCACATTTGAGCGATCAGGTCATGAGTTAATTGTTGTAGACATCCAAGGGGTTGGTGATCTTTACACTGACCCACAGATCCATACTGCTTCAGGAAATGATTATGGAGATGGAAATCTGGGTCCGAAAGGAATGGCATTATTCTTCCACTCTCATGTGTGTAACAGTATCTGTCATAGTTTGAGTCTCTCTCCTTTTGATCTTGCAGTACGAGAGAAGAAAGCAAATCTAAAGATAGCATATATGCAG CAATCCTGCAAAACGAGAGTTCGGGGAACAGAAGAAATCTGCGTACTTCCTTCTCAGTATGAGCGATCTCATCTCACTGAGTTTTTACGGGCTCGTTCTCGAACTTATAGTGGATCTTCCCTTCCAGAGAGTCCTTCAGACAGTGAAATTCTTGGTTCTCCCATGGACTTCTATGTCCGCTGCAGAAGTAGAGACAGTAGTAACTACACGGTGAGCTCAGGCAGCGAAGACATGGATGGAGAGGATGATGACAGAAGTGAAGAGGAAGATGATATTTCCTGTCTCGGCCGGAACTCAGATTCTGGAATGGGATCTCTGCGTTTGTCAAGAAGAAAGAGATATGATTCTGAAAGTAGTACAACATCAGTTGAC GAACGTGAACGAGTAGCTTTTCAAGAGCTAATTGCACGTAAGTCCCGCCCTTCATGTGTCCATAATGAAGTTCAGCTGAGGAAAATGTTGGAAGGCAATGAAAATAGAAAGCCAGAAACTTCAGTTCTGGGACAG gtTCATCTTGAAATGGCCAAATATCACGAGTTGGGGCGGTTTACAGCAGAGGATGATGAAGGAGAGTATGATCGTGACGTTGCCTTCTTTCACATGCAACATGCCGCAGACTGTGGAGTGATGGAAGCTGTGGTCACCATGGCTCGTATCTACCTGCAGCTGCAGCACGACCTGTTGGTTGATATTTCTGTATCT GACACTAAAGAACACCAGGAGAAGGGTGTGGAATATATGCTTGTTGCAGCTTCTGGTGGTGACAGAGCTGCTATCATTCACATGGCTAGAGCATTTGATACAGGCGAAAACTTAGGATTTTCACG AGAGAAATCTTGGAAGGATGCTGTGAAGTGGTATGATAGAGCTGTCAGAGTGGAAGGTGAAGAGTTCAATGCCTGCATGCATGATCCAGACTACCAGTTGCTGGCCCGTCAAGCGGATCTGTACCGAAAAGGAGGGTTTGGTCTTGAGAAAGACTGCAATAAAGCAG GTGAACTGTACCAGGCAGCTGCAGAGGCTGCCATGATGGCCATGAAGGGTCGATTGGCCAACAAATTCTACATGTTGGCCGAAGAAGCCTGGGGTGAAATTGAGGAATAA